In a genomic window of Amyelois transitella isolate CPQ chromosome 29, ilAmyTran1.1, whole genome shotgun sequence:
- the LOC106131765 gene encoding uncharacterized protein LOC106131765, with amino-acid sequence MEDVYTIKVKTKPDLRNLYPSERRYSASTVSGLAWVHIALAATSFLLACLALVNPVSDQNKAKTLDELNSTETVNATNSVDDNGYNDYILVLAPGLITVFGLFAGFTAILASVRWYIDRNITWLFITSVLSTVISFSAFVMIITWFITTTQGDITEFYKDQVPFKDFVVIKHSNVIEKNSSHMVVALNSTDNEEDSSHLFTKHVLSINILIAAFLELLWSILSMKISYKGMRSYYKDDNNTRRGNCVSVVTTIKGNDPKNMPRNPKINTKPDLIEHYPNKKIKRIFLAQDDNGFYLKDQNNKKQDTDTSSEFYKERMMNFLNRCASLELSNTEVRTPSVQSESVLNPIPEIIIERPDNEADVTPISWGDTPDHTIYNQNNINFDKIFKFPKHEKREDSNGNRE; translated from the coding sequence atggaAGACGTTTATACGATCAAAGTGAAAACTAAACCAGATTTAAGGAATCTTTACCCTTCAGAAAGGCGGTATTCTGCGTCCACAGTGTCAGGATTAGCCTGGGTGCACATAGCGTTGGCAGCTACGTCATTCCTATTGGCCTGCCTCGCTTTAGTGAATCCTGTTTCGGATCAAAACAAAGCTAAAACTTTAGACGAGTTGAACAGTACAGAGACTGTTAATGCAACCAATTCAGTTGACGATAACGGATATAATGACTACATTTTAGTGCTCGCGCCCGGTTTGATAACAGTTTTCGGATTATTCGCTGGTTTTACAGCCATTTTAGCATCAGTGAGGTGGTACATCGATAGAAATATAACGTGGTTGTTTATAACATCGGTACTGTCGACCGTTATATCATTCTCAGCGTTTGTTATGATCATAACGTGGTTTATAACGACAACTCAGGGAGACATAACAGAGTTTTACAAAGACCAAGTGCCCTTCAAAGATTTCGTTGTTATTAAACACTCTAATGTTATTGAAAAGAACAGTTCTCACATGGtcgtggcgttaaattcgacTGACAACGAGGAAGATTCCTCGCATTTGTTTACAAAACACGTTttgtctataaatattttgatcgcTGCATTCCTGGAATTGTTGTGGTCCATATTGAGTATGAAAATTTCTTACAAAGGCATGAGAAGTTACTATAAAGACGATAATAATACAAGACGAGGTAATTGTGTATCAGTTGTGACTACCATCAAAGGGAATGATCCAAAAAACATGCCGAGAAATCCCAAAATCAATACGAAGCCGGATTTGATCGAGCATTATCCgaacaaaaagataaaaaggATATTCTTAGCGCAGGACGACAATGGTTTCTACTTAAAAGACCAGAACAATAAGAAGCAGGATACTGACACCAGTTCCGAGTTCTACAAAGAGAGGATGATGAACTTCTTGAATAGGTGCGCGTCTTTGGAGCTATCTAACACTGAAGTTAGGACTCCCAGCGTTCAGTCTGAATCTGTTCTTAATCCTATACCTGAGATAATTATAGAAAGACCGGACAATGAAGCAGATGTCACCCCTATAAGTTGGGGAGATACACCAGACCATACGATTTACAATcagaacaatattaatttcgaCAAAATCTTCAAATTTCCTAAACACGAAAAACGTGAAGATTCCAATGGAAATCGAGAGTGA